The following proteins are co-located in the uncultured Draconibacterium sp. genome:
- a CDS encoding RagB/SusD family nutrient uptake outer membrane protein, producing MKNKAIYIFSFIALLFMQVSCSEDFLELSPKTGQVEANYYQNEEQAFLALTAVYDAYSVQNWQFVPTMADIFSDDAFCGGSNVSDMSQFQEMEMFNMTPENNAAADLWNRCYSGIYRANLYLQKQEEVEWVTEGLKERLEAETLFLRAYFYWDLVRHYGYTPLITEVLPSVEEYKTLPQNTPEELFTQIAADLLKAESVLPVNLTSDEKGRISKGAVQALIARIYLYHEGFAKPVMGVSSWSNGSTTIDKVYAQSALESVITSDAYSLVSDYAELWSWENQNTEESVLEMQYSDKAKSGDWGGWNVNGNFSSVWIGIRNPEGDNGRIFPGWSFATATWSLADEFETGDPRKDVTLYDAEARLDNYNRAFMNTGYFNGKYMALNDYIGSGGDAAHNFPRNFIDIRYADVLLMAAELNLDSDNSKATGYLNQVRTRSLGGSAALSSVTLDDIYHERRVEFGGEGLRKWDLLRRGNDYAAAKINASFNVPADVSNPSHFTPRTFKADTWGMFPIPASEIRNTNDGVLQQMVPAYK from the coding sequence ATGAAGAATAAAGCAATATATATTTTCAGCTTCATCGCACTGCTGTTTATGCAGGTTTCTTGTTCAGAAGATTTTCTGGAATTGAGCCCCAAAACCGGGCAGGTTGAAGCAAACTATTATCAAAACGAAGAACAGGCATTTTTAGCGCTTACTGCGGTTTACGATGCCTACTCTGTGCAAAACTGGCAATTTGTGCCAACTATGGCCGATATTTTTTCGGACGATGCTTTCTGTGGTGGTTCTAACGTAAGCGACATGAGCCAGTTCCAGGAAATGGAAATGTTTAACATGACTCCTGAAAACAATGCTGCAGCTGATTTGTGGAACCGTTGTTATTCTGGAATTTACCGTGCAAACCTTTACCTTCAAAAACAGGAAGAAGTAGAGTGGGTAACGGAAGGTTTAAAAGAAAGACTGGAAGCCGAAACCTTATTTTTACGTGCTTATTTCTACTGGGACTTGGTACGTCATTATGGTTATACTCCGTTAATTACCGAGGTACTTCCATCGGTTGAAGAGTACAAAACACTTCCACAAAATACACCCGAAGAGTTGTTCACACAAATAGCAGCCGACCTTTTAAAAGCAGAATCGGTATTGCCCGTGAATTTAACTTCGGATGAAAAAGGACGCATTTCGAAAGGTGCTGTACAAGCTTTAATTGCACGTATTTATTTGTACCACGAAGGATTTGCAAAACCGGTTATGGGTGTATCATCGTGGAGCAACGGAAGTACAACCATCGATAAAGTGTATGCTCAATCGGCACTGGAGTCTGTAATTACAAGCGATGCATACTCTTTGGTATCCGACTATGCTGAACTGTGGAGTTGGGAAAATCAAAATACAGAAGAATCGGTTCTTGAAATGCAGTACTCTGATAAAGCCAAATCAGGCGACTGGGGTGGCTGGAATGTAAACGGAAACTTCTCGAGTGTGTGGATTGGTATTCGTAACCCGGAAGGCGACAATGGCCGCATTTTCCCGGGATGGTCGTTTGCTACTGCAACCTGGAGTTTAGCCGACGAATTTGAAACCGGCGATCCAAGAAAAGACGTTACACTTTACGATGCCGAAGCTCGTTTGGACAATTACAACCGAGCATTTATGAATACCGGTTATTTCAACGGAAAATACATGGCCTTAAACGATTACATTGGTTCGGGTGGTGATGCAGCGCACAACTTCCCACGTAACTTTATCGATATTCGTTATGCCGATGTATTGCTGATGGCTGCCGAGTTAAATTTAGATAGCGACAACAGCAAAGCAACCGGATATTTAAACCAGGTTCGTACTCGTTCTTTGGGCGGTTCTGCAGCTCTTTCAAGTGTTACCTTAGACGATATTTACCACGAACGCCGTGTTGAATTTGGTGGCGAAGGTCTTCGTAAATGGGATTTGTTAAGAAGAGGAAACGACTATGCTGCGGCCAAAATCAATGCTAGTTTTAATGTACCTGCTGATGTTTCAAATCCATCGCATTTTACTCCGCGTACTTTTAAAGCCGACACCTGGGGAATGTTCCCAATTCCGGCCAGCGAAATCAGAAATACAAACGATGGAGTATTGCAGCAAATGGTTCCTGCATACAAATAG
- a CDS encoding TonB-dependent receptor, whose product MKKLLLMIFCTVLTLGAFAQVTTVKGVVTSADDGGPLPGVTVVVKGTTNGTVTNLDGIYELKAESNAVLVYSFVGMKTQEFPVNGQSEINVVLESAAFDVDEVVVVGYGVQKKSLVTGAISKVGGDDLKKSSDMRVTQALQGKTAGVVISGNSGQPGDQVSVRIRGIGTNGDAEPLYIIDGLPMSSAGTDFLSSSDVESIEVLKDAASCAIYGARGANGVILITTKSGKTNEKFTVSYDGYYGVQNPWKKVNLLDAQEYVMLTNEASLNGNGSLFFSNEDIAGFSANTDWQDEMFNYDAPKQNHSLSFNGGTETTAYSSSLNYFNQEGIVAKGKSQYERFTYRLNTVSEFGFFKMGTNLNLVRVISKGIDTNSHFGNGLAQAINMPPIIPVKNEDGSWATPEQFGIGLQEITNPVALLDQINSETTTSKFIGGLTGEIDFGKILDDLKGLTFKSSISGEYASVDWRGYTPHYYLDAMHFTVDDEVGKSHSLYTRWNFENVLTYDKSIDEHHFTVMAGTTAFKDKYEGLSGSKKSVIFDDFEHAYIDNATDPESANVGGGYGEHTVSSIFGRINYDLKDRYMFAATIRRDGSSRFGSENKYGYFPSASAGWVISREDFMSGMADKIDMLKIRASWGQNGSENIGDFGYTSIIGNQNIYYFGDSKTQYNGTQPTRIANPSLKWETSEQTNIGIDFATLESSLRVSLDYYKKTTKDWLVTAPVPMLVGNSAPIINGGEVANSGFEAEVSYKKQIGKVFVNASINGAYNKNEVLDIQNAEQRLQGGDGGFGQSGVLYAGVGTPMGIFWGVETNGIFQTEEEIAAYTNADGGLIQPNAKPGDIIFIDANGDGSITDDDRVDLGSPYPDFTGGINLDLEYAGFDFSMFIYAALGQEVYDATRRYDMNGTNYRGDWLNRWTGPGTSNEYPRVTFVDDNQNMKTVSDFFVHDASFVRLRNVTLGYTLPKQVTDYIKIQRVRFYVTAENLLTFTPYKGYDPEIGGGVFSNGIDHGIYPQARTILGGVNITF is encoded by the coding sequence ATGAAAAAATTACTCTTAATGATTTTTTGTACTGTTTTAACTCTTGGCGCATTTGCACAAGTAACTACCGTAAAAGGTGTAGTAACTTCTGCCGATGATGGAGGGCCGCTTCCGGGAGTGACAGTAGTTGTAAAAGGTACCACAAATGGAACCGTAACCAATTTAGATGGAATTTATGAGCTGAAGGCTGAAAGTAATGCCGTATTGGTTTATTCATTTGTTGGAATGAAAACACAGGAGTTTCCTGTAAATGGACAATCGGAGATTAATGTTGTATTAGAAAGTGCAGCATTTGATGTGGATGAAGTTGTTGTAGTGGGATACGGTGTTCAGAAAAAGAGCCTTGTTACTGGAGCAATTTCAAAAGTAGGTGGCGATGATTTAAAAAAATCGTCGGATATGAGGGTTACACAGGCCCTGCAGGGAAAAACGGCCGGTGTTGTTATTTCCGGTAACTCGGGTCAGCCTGGCGACCAGGTTTCTGTGCGTATCAGGGGTATTGGTACCAACGGCGATGCAGAACCACTTTATATTATCGACGGTCTGCCAATGAGCAGTGCCGGTACTGATTTCCTTTCATCAAGCGATGTTGAATCGATTGAGGTACTTAAAGATGCCGCTTCATGTGCTATTTATGGTGCGCGTGGTGCAAATGGTGTAATACTTATTACTACCAAAAGCGGAAAAACAAACGAAAAATTTACAGTAAGCTACGATGGATATTATGGTGTTCAGAATCCATGGAAAAAAGTGAATCTTTTAGATGCTCAGGAATACGTAATGTTAACCAATGAAGCTTCGCTAAACGGAAACGGAAGTTTGTTTTTCAGCAATGAAGACATCGCCGGATTTTCGGCAAATACCGATTGGCAAGATGAAATGTTTAACTACGATGCTCCAAAGCAAAACCATTCGCTTTCGTTTAATGGTGGAACAGAAACTACAGCTTATTCTTCGTCGTTAAATTATTTTAACCAGGAAGGTATTGTTGCAAAAGGTAAATCGCAGTACGAACGTTTTACGTACCGCTTAAATACAGTTTCTGAATTTGGATTTTTCAAAATGGGTACCAACTTAAACCTTGTACGTGTTATAAGTAAAGGTATCGATACCAACAGTCATTTCGGAAACGGTTTGGCACAGGCAATTAACATGCCTCCGATTATTCCGGTAAAAAACGAAGATGGTTCGTGGGCTACTCCCGAACAATTTGGAATTGGTTTACAGGAAATTACTAACCCTGTGGCGCTGTTAGATCAGATAAATTCGGAAACAACAACCAGCAAATTTATTGGCGGTTTAACCGGTGAAATTGATTTCGGAAAAATTCTGGACGATCTGAAAGGATTAACCTTTAAATCATCGATTAGCGGCGAATATGCATCGGTTGACTGGAGAGGTTATACTCCTCATTATTACTTGGATGCCATGCATTTTACGGTTGATGATGAAGTGGGTAAAAGCCATAGTTTATACACACGTTGGAACTTCGAGAATGTGTTGACTTACGATAAAAGCATCGACGAGCACCATTTTACTGTAATGGCCGGAACAACTGCATTTAAAGACAAATACGAAGGTCTTTCGGGAAGTAAAAAGAGTGTGATTTTTGATGATTTTGAACATGCATACATCGACAACGCAACCGATCCTGAAAGTGCAAACGTGGGTGGTGGTTACGGCGAACACACAGTATCATCGATTTTTGGCCGTATCAATTACGACTTAAAAGACCGTTATATGTTTGCTGCAACTATACGTCGCGATGGTTCTTCTCGTTTTGGTTCAGAAAACAAATACGGTTATTTCCCATCGGCATCGGCAGGTTGGGTTATTTCGCGCGAAGATTTTATGAGTGGAATGGCTGATAAAATCGACATGCTAAAAATCAGAGCAAGTTGGGGACAAAATGGTAGCGAGAACATTGGCGATTTTGGATATACTTCGATTATTGGCAACCAAAACATCTACTATTTTGGCGACAGCAAAACACAATACAACGGAACGCAGCCAACACGAATTGCAAACCCATCGTTAAAATGGGAAACTTCGGAGCAAACAAACATCGGTATCGATTTTGCAACGCTCGAAAGCAGTCTTCGTGTATCGCTTGATTACTACAAAAAAACAACAAAAGACTGGTTGGTAACTGCACCGGTTCCAATGTTGGTTGGAAACTCTGCACCAATTATCAATGGTGGGGAGGTAGCCAACTCAGGTTTCGAAGCTGAAGTGAGCTACAAAAAACAAATCGGAAAAGTTTTTGTAAACGCATCGATCAACGGAGCTTACAACAAAAACGAAGTGCTCGACATTCAAAATGCCGAACAACGTTTGCAAGGTGGCGACGGTGGTTTTGGCCAGTCAGGTGTTTTATATGCAGGAGTGGGAACTCCAATGGGAATTTTCTGGGGAGTTGAAACCAACGGAATTTTCCAGACTGAAGAAGAAATTGCAGCTTATACAAATGCTGATGGCGGTTTAATTCAGCCAAACGCAAAACCTGGCGACATTATTTTTATTGATGCAAATGGCGATGGTTCAATTACCGACGACGACCGCGTTGATTTGGGTTCGCCATATCCTGATTTTACAGGAGGTATTAACCTGGATCTGGAATATGCCGGATTTGATTTCAGCATGTTTATTTATGCTGCTTTGGGTCAGGAAGTGTACGATGCAACCCGCCGTTACGACATGAACGGAACCAACTACCGTGGCGACTGGCTAAACCGCTGGACAGGCCCCGGTACTTCAAACGAATATCCTCGCGTAACTTTTGTGGATGACAACCAGAACATGAAAACAGTGAGCGATTTCTTTGTACACGATGCAAGTTTTGTTCGCCTTAGAAATGTGACTTTGGGATATACTTTACCAAAACAAGTTACCGATTACATCAAAATTCAGAGAGTTAGATTTTATGTAACTGCTGAAAATCTATTGACATTTACTCCATACAAAGGATACGATCCTGAAATTGGTGGAGGTGTATTCAGCAACGGAATCGACCATGGTATTTATCCACAGGCCCGTACAATTTTAGGTGGTGTAAACATTACTTTTTAA
- a CDS encoding PKD domain-containing protein, translating into MKNKIYFKLIGVFALLVGLISCEPYMDENPDSSINLPPDASEMAFTVTPGDDDFHYTIALTSPTLSGISKVKFNLGNGSTVVGKSTSAYYPLPGDYTITMTITTNGGSSSISQVQTTTETDYSIFTDEKYVALTGGVDDADGKTWVVDSESAGHFGVGDAYLAGGVGLDWWSANPGDKEGTGSYDDELTFNLNGFAVSYENFGVSYVKGYMKDDPNLASVYLNPRQNKDDWDVDYETPTTGTWLISERDGKTYLTITSEKPIIPGLDVGALNNEYEIISISENYLELSCFSAYEDWTKWHFLLRNKDYEKPKVTFDVALDAGTGVNEYLVSVGNAVIPDGQSIDKVVVDFGDGTTAETDIYTEALSHVYMRKGTYAVKVTVTTSVESTESSFSAVIDENHPDYVEFLLAEMVMYNDFSEVQLAAVNGQDCFVATADNPDRTYPNKSSKVGFYSKTNQQWANANMQLPAGYRFDLRQVSTFKLMVYGKAGDVVLLKLENTDKGGDAWMTGTELRYTIQNDNMWEVAEFNFEGAGVQPGSEGWKWWPEPVSYDVANDDFYNHDFYNIIRIMLNPDIRNDETHEFYFDELAGPHVEGIKSASIN; encoded by the coding sequence ATGAAAAATAAAATATATTTCAAATTAATAGGAGTGTTTGCGCTACTTGTTGGATTAATTAGCTGCGAACCTTACATGGATGAGAATCCGGACTCGAGCATAAATCTGCCGCCGGATGCCAGCGAGATGGCTTTTACAGTTACTCCGGGCGATGATGACTTTCACTACACAATTGCACTTACAAGTCCTACACTTTCGGGTATTAGCAAAGTGAAATTCAATTTGGGAAATGGATCAACAGTTGTCGGTAAATCAACTTCAGCTTATTATCCGCTTCCGGGCGATTACACCATTACAATGACCATTACAACCAATGGTGGAAGCAGCAGCATTTCGCAGGTACAGACAACTACCGAAACTGATTATTCTATTTTTACCGACGAAAAATATGTTGCCTTAACAGGTGGTGTTGACGATGCCGACGGTAAAACCTGGGTGGTTGATTCTGAATCGGCAGGACACTTTGGTGTTGGCGATGCCTATTTGGCCGGTGGAGTTGGCCTCGACTGGTGGTCGGCTAATCCAGGCGACAAAGAAGGAACCGGATCGTATGACGATGAATTAACGTTCAATCTGAACGGATTTGCCGTAAGCTATGAAAACTTTGGAGTGAGTTATGTAAAAGGGTATATGAAAGACGATCCGAACTTGGCATCGGTTTACCTGAATCCACGTCAGAACAAAGACGATTGGGATGTGGATTACGAAACACCAACAACCGGAACCTGGTTGATTTCGGAACGTGATGGTAAAACCTATTTGACTATTACCAGCGAAAAACCAATTATCCCTGGTCTTGATGTTGGAGCATTAAATAACGAATACGAGATCATCAGTATTTCTGAAAATTACCTGGAACTGAGTTGTTTTAGTGCTTACGAAGATTGGACCAAGTGGCATTTCCTTTTGAGAAATAAAGATTACGAAAAACCAAAAGTAACCTTTGATGTGGCTTTGGATGCAGGAACCGGAGTAAATGAATACCTTGTTTCGGTAGGTAATGCTGTTATTCCCGATGGACAGTCGATTGACAAAGTTGTAGTTGATTTTGGCGACGGAACTACTGCAGAAACTGACATTTACACTGAAGCCTTAAGTCATGTATACATGCGCAAAGGAACCTATGCCGTTAAAGTAACGGTTACTACTTCGGTTGAAAGCACTGAATCTTCATTCTCTGCTGTTATTGATGAAAATCATCCTGATTATGTAGAGTTTTTGTTGGCTGAAATGGTAATGTACAACGACTTTAGCGAAGTTCAGTTGGCAGCCGTTAACGGTCAGGATTGTTTTGTGGCAACTGCCGATAATCCTGATAGAACGTATCCAAACAAAAGTTCGAAAGTTGGTTTCTATTCGAAAACAAATCAGCAGTGGGCCAATGCAAACATGCAGTTGCCAGCCGGTTATCGTTTCGATTTACGCCAGGTAAGCACATTTAAATTAATGGTTTACGGAAAAGCCGGCGATGTTGTATTGTTAAAACTTGAAAATACAGACAAAGGTGGCGATGCGTGGATGACCGGAACTGAACTTCGTTACACCATTCAAAACGATAATATGTGGGAAGTTGCCGAATTCAACTTTGAAGGCGCTGGTGTACAGCCGGGTTCTGAAGGTTGGAAATGGTGGCCAGAGCCGGTATCGTATGACGTGGCCAACGACGATTTCTACAACCACGATTTCTACAACATCATTCGTATCATGTTAAATCCTGATATCAGAAATGATGAAACACATGAATTCTATTTTGATGAATTAGCAGGTCCTCACGTTGAGGGAATCAAATCTGCTTCTATAAATTAA
- a CDS encoding carbohydrate-binding protein codes for MTHLFTKFTLAFLFLCGAFSLSQAQGFLHADGKNIVNGAGENVLLKGIGTGNWMLMEGYMMKTEGIAGTQHEIKAKLVETIGETKTNEFFDTWLTNHFTKTDVDSMKAWGFNSVRVAMHYLWFTPPIEEEPTPGNVTWNLKGFKMIDNLLSWCAANEMYLILDLHGAPGGQGANADISDYDPSKPSLWESQANKDKTVALWKQLASRYRNSPWIGGYDIINETNWTFPEGNNSQMRELFGRITDAIREVDTNHIIFIEGNSWANDHSGLTPPWDDNMVYSFHKYWSGTSSSDLDWMLQIRDTHNVPLWMGESGENSNTWFTEFITSCEANNIGWSWWPVKKNGINNVLNVPINKEYENLVKYWKGEISTAPTADQAYQAVKQWAENHKIENCNVQHDVIDAMMRQPHTDATVPYKQHTLNHPIFFSDFDLGKNGFAYSDKEVAHYGGDYTAWNTGWGLRNDGVDIEECKDLQDTTNGYNVGWTDDNEWMQYTLHSDSTALYKLSVRHTSGYSGSKFHIEINGVDVTGTRSLPGTGAWQNWNTATFENILVPGGKISIKYVNDQGGSNLSYFKLSNPKTASGVDFKAAAAQTSADGKEIQLSLNKEITSTNSEFQPNDFELKIDGNPITILSLEKDSMASSVLLLKHDTKMYSDNVLTLSYTGSSVKSGVQVLESFSNLAVQNNLPLTSAIPGKIEAEDFFVNKGFNLEDCSDQYGGKNTSYASAGDYLDYQVHVTRTGIYQVNYRVATSYSEAELIFQVGDGENFTSIDTIAISQTGGWQNWETQTASLRLEAGYYFVRLLVKQGEHNLNWFGFDLTTGTANIERNSALKIYPNPVTDILTVDFSESQQQTVSLRIINAEGSVVKQELIQNKSRVLLALNGMENGFYILQAESENRVENKRFIILK; via the coding sequence ATGACACATCTTTTTACAAAATTTACTCTTGCTTTTCTCTTTTTATGTGGAGCATTTTCGTTGTCACAAGCACAGGGATTTTTACATGCTGATGGAAAAAACATCGTGAATGGTGCCGGCGAAAACGTTCTTCTTAAAGGAATTGGAACAGGTAACTGGATGTTAATGGAAGGTTACATGATGAAAACCGAAGGAATTGCCGGAACTCAACATGAGATTAAGGCGAAACTAGTTGAAACCATTGGTGAAACTAAAACCAATGAATTTTTTGACACATGGCTAACAAATCATTTTACCAAAACTGATGTAGACTCAATGAAGGCGTGGGGGTTTAATAGTGTACGCGTTGCCATGCACTACCTTTGGTTTACCCCACCCATTGAGGAAGAACCTACTCCGGGCAATGTAACCTGGAACTTGAAAGGATTTAAAATGATCGACAATTTATTGAGTTGGTGTGCCGCCAACGAAATGTACCTTATTCTCGATTTACACGGTGCACCGGGAGGTCAGGGAGCAAATGCCGATATTTCCGATTACGATCCTTCAAAACCTTCGCTGTGGGAAAGCCAGGCAAACAAAGACAAAACGGTTGCGTTGTGGAAACAGCTGGCCAGCCGTTACCGAAATTCGCCCTGGATTGGAGGATACGATATTATTAACGAAACAAACTGGACTTTTCCGGAGGGGAACAATTCGCAAATGCGCGAACTGTTTGGCCGCATTACCGACGCCATTCGCGAAGTGGATACAAACCATATTATTTTTATTGAAGGCAACAGCTGGGCAAACGATCATTCTGGATTAACACCGCCCTGGGACGATAACATGGTGTACAGTTTTCACAAATACTGGAGTGGCACTTCATCGTCGGACCTCGATTGGATGCTTCAAATTCGTGACACGCACAACGTGCCGCTTTGGATGGGAGAATCGGGTGAAAATTCGAATACCTGGTTCACCGAGTTTATTACTTCGTGCGAAGCAAATAACATTGGCTGGTCGTGGTGGCCGGTTAAAAAGAACGGCATTAACAACGTATTAAATGTGCCGATAAATAAAGAGTACGAAAATCTGGTAAAATACTGGAAAGGTGAAATCAGTACCGCTCCAACTGCCGATCAGGCCTATCAGGCAGTAAAACAATGGGCCGAAAATCATAAAATAGAAAACTGCAACGTGCAGCACGATGTAATTGATGCCATGATGAGGCAACCGCATACCGATGCAACCGTTCCGTACAAACAACATACACTAAATCATCCCATATTCTTCAGCGATTTCGATTTGGGCAAAAATGGTTTTGCATACAGCGACAAGGAAGTTGCACATTACGGTGGCGATTACACGGCCTGGAATACCGGCTGGGGATTAAGAAACGATGGTGTAGACATTGAAGAATGCAAAGATTTACAAGACACAACAAACGGTTACAATGTGGGGTGGACCGATGATAACGAGTGGATGCAATACACTTTGCATTCCGATTCAACCGCGCTTTATAAATTGAGTGTACGTCATACATCGGGTTATTCGGGATCAAAATTCCATATTGAAATAAACGGCGTTGATGTAACAGGAACGCGGAGTTTGCCGGGAACCGGAGCTTGGCAAAACTGGAATACGGCAACATTCGAAAACATACTTGTTCCCGGAGGTAAAATCAGCATTAAATATGTAAACGATCAGGGTGGATCTAATTTGAGTTACTTCAAATTGTCAAATCCAAAAACGGCATCAGGGGTTGATTTTAAAGCAGCTGCCGCACAAACTTCAGCTGATGGGAAAGAAATACAGCTTAGTTTAAACAAGGAGATTACCAGCACCAATTCAGAATTTCAACCAAACGATTTTGAACTAAAAATAGATGGAAACCCGATTACAATTTTATCGCTCGAAAAAGACTCAATGGCTTCATCGGTTCTGTTGTTAAAACACGATACAAAAATGTATTCCGACAATGTGCTAACTCTGTCTTATACGGGTTCTTCAGTAAAGTCGGGTGTTCAGGTTTTAGAGAGTTTTTCAAATCTGGCGGTACAAAATAATCTACCACTTACCAGTGCAATTCCCGGGAAAATTGAAGCAGAAGATTTTTTCGTAAACAAGGGATTTAATTTGGAGGATTGCAGCGATCAATATGGCGGGAAAAATACAAGTTATGCCTCCGCCGGCGACTATCTCGATTACCAGGTGCATGTAACACGCACCGGAATTTACCAGGTAAACTATCGGGTGGCAACTTCTTATTCCGAGGCTGAACTTATTTTTCAGGTGGGCGATGGAGAAAATTTTACTTCAATTGATACCATTGCAATAAGTCAGACAGGCGGTTGGCAGAATTGGGAAACGCAAACTGCATCGCTTCGTTTGGAAGCCGGTTATTATTTTGTGCGTTTGCTGGTTAAACAAGGCGAGCACAATTTAAACTGGTTTGGTTTTGATTTAACAACCGGCACTGCAAATATCGAACGCAATTCGGCACTTAAAATTTATCCAAATCCTGTCACTGATATCCTTACTGTCGATTTTTCCGAAAGTCAACAACAAACGGTATCTTTAAGAATAATAAATGCCGAGGGAAGTGTTGTAAAACAAGAACTTATTCAAAACAAAAGCCGTGTTTTGCTTGCCTTAAACGGGATGGAAAATGGATTTTATATTCTGCAGGCAGAGAGTGAAAACCGAGTTGAAAACAAACGTTTTATCATTTTGAAATAG